Proteins encoded within one genomic window of Arachis ipaensis cultivar K30076 chromosome B08, Araip1.1, whole genome shotgun sequence:
- the LOC107613871 gene encoding IRK-interacting protein — protein MMDATATTTTTMSTAQIFEDHKSNNNGKPEISREEIQTAIAKAVELRALHAALTQGSSPANARFPSPSPASHYSAHDYPVFTPSYEDDPLAGGYHHQNPTRSESWDESPLEGGNTTMENIAPDYKEKSCSRKGLPFGFSNLDSHTCSAEDSKSVTGSCANNITVLQSSPANDYFKSRRRNSLEDLRPVSSCNRCKPAIITSEFESTRNSRSSNIVVPLTDSHASFQTQPKSKGVMSWLFPRFKKKHSKNVMMSSPNRTESEEVSQVLKDMGIVSIETLKRELMEANESRDAALMEVSEMRTSLGELKQKLEYLENYCEELKNALKHGVARKESTQRGALHEGSNGEENLMPVNEEVMVEGFLQMVSESRLSVKQFCKTLICQVEETDQCLIHNLNLLLQPYRLSLNSKYSKAVLYHFESFINQSLYQDFENCVFQKNGCAKFLDPRQDRQAQFSSFVALRNLSWNEVLKKGTKYYSEEFSKFCDQKMSGIITLLNWTRPWPEQLLQAFFVAAKCIWLLHLLAFSFNPPLGILRVEENRSFDPQYMEDMVNDKQRSQGPNRVKIMVNPGFYVQDRILRCKVLCRHKSAP, from the exons ATGATGGATGCAACtgctaccaccaccaccaccatgagCACTGCACAGATTTTTGAAGATCATAAGAGCAACAACAATGGCAAGCCTGAAATAAGCAGAGAAGAAATCCAAACAGCCATAGCCAAAGCAGTGGAGCTAAGAGCACTACATGCTGCTTTGACACAAGGAAGTAGCCCTGCCAATGCTAGATTCCCATCACCTTCCCCTGCTTCTCACTACTCTGCTCATGATTACCCTGTTTTCACACCA AGCTATGAAGATGACCCTTTGGCAGGAGGGTATCATCATCAGAACCCAACAAGATCGGAAAGTTGGGATGAGAGCCCCTTAGAAGGAGGAAACACCACCATGGAAAACATTGCTCCAGATTACAAAGAGAAATCATGTTCAAGAAAGGGATTACCTTTTGGTTTCTCCAACTTAGATTCTCACACATGTTCTGCTGAAGATAGCAAATCCGTGACCGGTTCTTGTGCAAACAACATCACAGTTCTTCAATCCTCACCTGCCAATGACTACTTTAAATCAAGAAGAAGGAACAGCTTGGAAGATTTGAGGCCGGTTTCGTCGTGCAATCGGTGCAAGCCTGCTATCATTACTAGTGAATTTGAGAGCACAAGGAACAGCAGAAGCTCCAACATTGTTGTTCCACTCACTGATTCTCATGCTTCTTTCCAAACACAGCCTAAAAGTAAAGGTGTTATGTCATGGCTATTTCCTCGGTTCAAGAAGAAGCATAGCAAGAATGTGATGATGAGTTCCCCAAACAGAACTGAATCTGAGGAAGTTTCTCAAGTTCTTAAGGACATGGGAATAGTTTCAATTGAGACACTCAAGAGGGAGTTAATGGAAGCAAATGAGAGTAGGGATGCAGCATTAATGGAAGTTTCTGAGATGAGAACTTCATTGGGGGAACTCAAGCAGAAGCTGGAATACTTGGAGAACTATTGTGAGGAGCTGAAGAATGCATTGAAGCATGGTGTGGCAAGAAAAGAGTCAACACAGAGAGGAGCTTTACATGAGGGGAGCAATGGAGAAGAGAATTTGATGCCTGTGAATGAAGAAGTCATGGTTGAGGGATTCCTGCAGATGGTATCCGAATCGAGGCTATCAGTGAAGCAATTCTGCAAGACACTTATCTGCCAAGTTGAAGAAACTGATCAATGTTTGATTCACAATTTGAACTTGCTTCTTCAACCATACAGGCTTTCACTCAATTCAAAGTACTCAAAAGCAGTATTGTATCATTTTGAATCCTTCATAAACCAATCTCTCTACCAAGACTTTGAGAATTGCGTGTTCCAGAAGAATGGCTGTGCCAAGTTCTTGGATCCTAGGCAGGACAGGCAGGCGCAATTCTCGTCTTTCGTGGCGCTGCGAAACTTGAGCTGGAATGAAGTGTTGAAGAAGGGTACAAAGTATTACAGTGAAGAATTTAGCAAGTTCTGTGATCAGAAAATGAGTGGTATAATCACATTACTGAATTGGACTAGGCCTTGGCCAGAGCAACTTCTTCAAGCTTTCTTTGTGGCAGCAAAATGCATATGGTTGCTGCATTTGTTGGCATTTTCTTTCAACCCTCCATTGGGAATCTTAAGGGTAGAAGAGAATAGGAGCTTTGATCCTCAATACATGGAAGATATGGTTAATGATAAGCAGAGATCACAGGGTCCAAATAGGGTTAAGATCATGGTGAATCCAGGATTTTATGTTCAGGATAGGATCTTAAGGTGTAAAGTTCTTTGCAGGCACAAGTCTGCACCTTAA
- the LOC107613814 gene encoding UDP-glycosyltransferase 92A1, with protein MADQKQTIVMFPFMAQGHIIPFLALALQLEKRSNHYRIIIVNTALNINKLRSSLPPDSAVTLHELPFSSTEHGLPPNTENTDTVPYNLVIKLIQASTSLKKPFKNLIQNLRSQRLCIVADIFFGWTATVAKELGVFHVVFSGCGGYGLACYYSLWMNLPHKRVDSREFTLPDFPEARSLHVTQLPTNIAEADGTDPWSVYLREDNFYHWVNSDGLLLNSVRELDAFGFSYFTRILNRPVWSIGPVLLSTGNGSRGKGGGINPELCREWLNKKPSNSVLFVCFGSMNTISASQMMQLGTALERCGKSFVWVVRPPIGFDINSEFRAEEWLPEGFTEKVLESGRGLIVHDWAPQVEILSHSAVSAFLSHCGWNSVMESLSEGVPILGWPMAAEQFFNCKLLEEEVGVCVEVARGKKCEVKWEDLMAKIQLVMDESEKGIGMRKKALEIRDLIRDAKKDDGSSLRAMDEFLAAAALSTQHITNGTL; from the coding sequence ATGGCGGATCAAAAACAAACGATAGTGATGTTCCCATTCATGGCGCAAGGCCACATCATCCCTTTCCTCGCCTTAGCTCTCCAACTCGAAAAGCGATCAAATCACTACCGCATCATAATCGTCAACACTGCCCTCAACATCAACAAGCTCCGATCCTCTCTCCCACCGGACTCCGCCGTCACCCTCCACGAACTCCCTTTCTCCAGCACCGAACACGGCCTCCCTCCGAACACTGAGAACACCGACACTGTCCCCTACAACCTCGTCATCAAGCTCATCCAAGCTTCCACCTCCCTCAAAAAACCCTTCAAGAACCTCATCCAAAACCTCCGATCCCAAAGACTCTGCATCGTTGCTGATATTTTCTTCGGTTGGACCGCCACTGTGGCTAAGGAGCTTGGCGTCTTCCACGTCGTCTTCAGCGGTTGCGGCGGTTACGGCCTCGCGTGTTATTATTCCCTCTGGATGAACCTCCCTCACAAGCGCGTGGACTCACGCGAATTCACGCTTCCGGACTTTCCAGAAGCGCGTTCTCTTCACGTGACGCAGCTACCAACTAACATAGCGGAAGCGGATGGGACTGACCCGTGGTCAGTTTACTTAAGGGAGGATAATTTCTACCACTGGGTTAACTCGGACGGGTTACTCCTCAACTCGGTCCGCGAACTCGACGCGTTCGGATTCAGCTACTTCACAAGAATCTTAAACCGGCCGGTATGGTCGATCGGACCGGTTCTCCTCTCGACCGGAAACGGTTCGCGTGGGAAAGGGGGCGGCATCAACCCGGAGCTGTGCAGAGAGTGGCTCAACAAGAAACCCTCGAATTCCGTTCTGTTTGTTTGCTTCGGATCCATGAACACGATCTCTGCATCGCAGATGATGCAACTTGGAACGGCATTGGAGCGTTGCGGGAAGAGTTTCGTGTGGGTGGTGAGGCCTCCGATTGGCTTCGACATAAACTCGGAGTTCAGGGCGGAGGAGTGGTTGCCGGAAGGGTTCACGGAGAAGGTTCTAGAAAGTGGAAGAGGGCTGATCGTTCACGATTGGGCGCCGCAGGTGGAGATTCTGTCGCACTCGGCAGTGTCGGCATTTTTGAGCCACTGCGGATGGAACTCGGTGATGGAATCGCTGAGTGAGGGGGTTCCGATTTTAGGGTGGCCAATGGCGGCGGAGCAGTTTTTTAACTGCAAGCTTTTAGAGGAAGAGGTTGGGGTTTGCGTTGAGGTTGCGAGAGGGAAGAAGTGTGAGGTTAAGTGGGAGGATTTGATGGCGAAGATTCAGTTGGTTATGGATGAGAGTGAGAAAGGCATTGGGATGAGGAAGAAAGCTCTTGAGATCAGAGATTTGATTAGGGATGCaaagaaagatgatggttcttctCTTAGGGCCATGGATGAGTTCTTAGCAGCTGCTGCACTCTCCACCCAGCACATCACTAATGGAACTTTATGA
- the LOC107612824 gene encoding pre-mRNA-splicing factor ATP-dependent RNA helicase DEAH7: MEKNGVVDIDKTTETMEPEKSTGGGLYVPGKDRVVYVPQERKSRLGLDALAIAKREGSQNDGVFKVPKARTISIAASAEDEDKSESTVIEDESGLGGTASKDRRANTRYRKSTNESSQAESSVTEDHDADSHGTRSKEHRGSDVPASPSGYERENYRNERRHHRDESRSGSRRVQHVDNFESKEPYFERDSRSRYGHEYNRNREHYSERDSRSRYDHERGRSKEPYSERDSRSRYDHEYGRKRSRYEGSRRTPGRSDWDDGQWEWEDTPRRDSVSSSRHHQPSPSPMFLGASPDTRLVSPWSGGNTPYSSSPWDHVSPSPVPIRASGSSVKSSTSRHSGRSHQLTFSSGASSSYEDEVTDKSEFGEEHKYEITESMRAEMEYDADRAWYDREEGSTMFDGGDNSSLFLGDEATFQKKEAELAKRLTRRDGTKMSLAQSKKLSQLTADNAQWEDRQLLRSGAVRGTEVQTEFDDEEERKVILLVHDTKPPFLDGRVVFTKQAEPIMPIKDPTSDMAIISRKGSTLVREIREKQSSNKSRQRFWELAGSKLGDILGVEKTAEQIDADTATVGEQGEIDFKEEAKFSQHLKKEEAVSDFAKSKSIAEQRQYLPIFSVRDDLLQVIRENQIVVVVGETGSGKTTQLTQYLHEDGYTIKGIVGCTQPRRVAAMSVAKRVSEEMETELGEKVGYAIRFEDVTGPNTIIKYMTDGVLLRETLKDSDLDKYRVIVMDEAHERSLNTDVLFGILKKVVARRRDFKLIVTSATLNAQKFSHFFGSVPIYNIPGRTFPVTTLWSKTPVEDYVEGAVKQAMTIHITSPPGDILIFMTGQDEIEAACYALAERMEQMVSSSKKAVPKLLILPIYSQLXXXXQAKIFQRAEDGARKCIVATNIAETSLTVDGIFYVIDTGYGKMKVYNPRMGMDALQVFPVSRAAADQRAGRAGRTGPGTCYRLYTESAYLNEMLPSPVPEIQRTNLGNVVLLLKSLKVENLLDFDFMDPPPQDNILNSMYQLWVLGALNNVGALTDLGWKMVEFPLDPPLAKMLLMGEQLGCLEEVLTIVSMLSVPSVFFRPKDRVEESDAARERFFVPESDHLTLYNVYQQWKQHDYRGDWCNDHFLHVKGLRKAREVRSQLLDILKTLKISLTTCWPDTDIVRKAICSAYFHNAARLKGVGEYVNCRTGMPCHLHPSSALYGMGATPEYVVYHELILTTKEYMQCATAVEPQWLAELGPMFFSVKESDTSLLEHKKKQKQEKTAMEEEMENLKKMQAEIERKQKQEEKEKLAKQQQQVSMPGLKKGSSTYLRPKKLGL, translated from the exons ATGGAG AAAAATGGAGTTGTTGACATTGATAAGACCACGGAGACCATGGAACCGGAGAAGTCCACTGGTGGTGGACTTTATGTTCCCGGCAAGGACAGAGTGGTGTACGTGCCTCAAGAAAGAAAATCTCGTTTAG GACTAGATGCCCTTGCAATTGCAAAACGTGAAGGATCTCAAAATGATGGAGTGTTCAAGGTCCCGAAAGCAAGGACCATTTCCATTGCAGCATCTGCAGAGGATGAAGATAAATCTGAGTCTACTGTCATTGAGGATGAAAGCGGGCTAGGTGGAACTGCTAGTAAAGACAGACGAGCTAATACGAGATACCGGAAATCAACCAATGAATCATCACAAGCag AAAGTTCTGTGACTGAAGATCATGATGCTGATTCACATGGGACTCGTTCAAAGGAGCATCGGGGTTCAGAT GTCCCTGCTTCACCTTCTGGATATGAAAGGGAGAATTATAGGAATGAGAGGAGGCATCACAGAGATGAGTCAAGAAGTGGTAGCAGAAGAGTGCAACATGTAGACAATTTTGAAAGTAAGGAGCCTTATTTTGAGAGGGATTCACGTAGTAGGTATGGCCATGAATACAACAGGAATAGGGAGCATTATTCTGAGAGGGATTCACGTAGTAGATATGACCATGAGCGCGGTAGAAGTAAGGAGCCTTATTCAGAAAGGGATTCCCGTAGTAGGTATGACCATGAATATGGTAGAAAGCGAAGCAGATATGAGGGTTCCAGGAGAACACCTG GCAGGTCTGACTGGGATGATGGGCAATGGGAATGGGAAGATACTCCTCGAAGGGACAGTGTCTCTAGTTCTAGACATCATCAACCTTCACCATCCCCTATGTTTCTTGGTGCCTCACCTGATACACGATTGGTTTCTCCATGGTCAGGAGGCAATACTCCTTATTCTTCTTCTCCATGGGACCATGTGTCTCCATCTCCTGTTCCAATACGTGCTTCTGGATCTTCAGTCAAATCTTCTACTTCTAGACATAGTGGAAGGTCCCATCAACTTACTTTTTCTTCGGGAGCTTCAAGTTCGTATGAG GATGAAGTGACTGATAAGTCCGAGTTTGGCGAAGAACACAAGTATGAGATTACTGAAAGCATGCGCGCAGAGATGGAATATGATGCTGACCGGGCATG GTATGATAGAGAGGAAGGTAGCACAATGTTCGATGGAGGAGATAACTCATCACTTTTTCTTGGAGATGAGGCTACCTTTCAAAAAAAAGAGGCTGAGCTTGCCAAAAGACTG ACTAGAAGAGATGGGACCAAGATGTCCCTTGCTCAGAGCAAGAAGTTGTCTCAGCTCACAGCTGATAATGCTCAATGGGAGGACAGACAACTGCTGAGATCAGGAGCCGTTAGAGGTACAGAGGTTCAGACTGAGTTTGATGATGAGGAAGAACGCAAAGTTATTCTTCTGGTGCATG ATACAAAACCTCCATTCCTTGATGGCAGAGTTGTTTTTACTAAGCAGGCAGAGCCAATTATGCCAATAAAAGATCCAACATCTGACATGGCTATAATTTCTCGTAAAGGATCTACTCTGGTCAGAGAAATACGTGAGAAACAGAGTTCAAATAAGTCTCGCCAACGTTTTTGGGAGCTTGCAGGCTCAAAACTTGGCGATATCTTAGGTGTTGAAAAGACAGCAGAACAG ATTGATGCAGACACTGCTACAGTGGGTGAACAGGGTGAAATAGATTTTAAGGAAGAAGCTAAGTTTTCACAGCATTTGAAAAAGGAAGAGGCTGTGAGTGATTTTGCCAAGTCAAAGAGTATTGCAGAGCAAAGGCAATATCTGCCCATTTTTTCAGTGCGAGATGACCTATTACAG GTAATTCGAGAAAATCAGATCGTCGTAGTGGTTGGAGAAACTGGCTCAGGAAAGACAACCCAATTGACACAG TATCTGCATGAGGATGGCTACACTATAAAAGGTATAGTAGGTTGCACCCAACCCAGGCGTGTGGCAGCTATGAGTGTGGCCAAGAGAGTCAGTGAGGAGATGGAGACAGAGCTGGGTGAGAAGGTTGGCTATGCTATACGGTTTGAGGATGTGACTGGGCCAAATACCATTATAAAG TACATGACAGATGGGGTTCTTCTACGAGAAACACTCAAAGACTCTGATCTAGACAAGTATCG GGTTATTGTCATGGATGAAGCCCATGAAAGATCATTAAACACGGATGTTCTTTTTGGAATATTGAAGAAAGTTGTAGCTCGACGTCGTGATTTTAAGTTGATTGTCACATCAGCAACTCTGAATGCACAGAAATTTTCACATTTCTTTGGAAG TGTGCCAATTTATAATATTCCTGGGAGAACATTTCCTGTGACTACATTATGGAGTAAAACTCCAGTTGAAGATTATGTTGAAGGTGCAGTGAAGCAGGCCATGACGATTCACATTACTAGTCCTCCAGGTGACATTCTTATCTTCATGACTGGCCAAGATGAGATTGAGGCGGCTTGCTACGCCCTTGCAGAAAGAATGGAGCAGATGGTCTCTTCTTCAAAGAAAGCAGTCCCTAAACTCTTGATTCTACCCATATACTCTCAGCT NNNNNNNNNNNNNCAGGCTAAGATATTCCAGAGAGCTGAAGATGGAGCCCGAAAATGCATCGTTGCCACTAACATCGCTGAGACATCATTGACTGTGGACGGTATCTTCTATGTCATAGACACAGGTTATGGTAAAATGAAGGTGTATAACCCAAGGATGGGTATGGACGCTCTCCAAGTCTTCCCCGTCAGCCGTGCTGCTGCTGATCAGCGTGCTGGTCGAGCTGGTAGAACTGGGCCTGGTACATGTTATCGACTGTACACAGAGAGTGCTTACCTAAATGAAATGTTGCCCAGTCCTGTCCCTGAGATTCAAAGGACTAACCTCGGCAATGTGGTCTTGTTGCTGAAATCTCTTAAAGTTGAGAATTTACTTGATTTTGATTTCATGGATCCACCTCCGCAAGATAATATTCTCAATTCTATGTACCAGTTGTGGGTATTGGGTGCCCTTAACAATGTGGGTGCCTTAACAGATCTTGGCTGGAAAATGGTTGAGTTTCCACTGGACCCTCCACTTGCTAAGATGCTTTTGATGGGTGAACAGCTGGGGTGCCTTGAGGAGGTTCTGACAATTGTTTCCATGCTTTCAGTACCGTCAGTTTTCTTTAGACCCAAGGACCGAGTAGAGGAGAGTGATGCTGCACGCGAAAGATTTTTTGTGCCAGAATCTGATCACTTAACCCTGTACAATGTCTATCAGCAATGGAAACAGCATGATTACAGAGGTGACTGGTGTAATGATCATTTTTTGCATGTTAAAGGTCTAAGAAAGGCCAGAGAGGTGAGATCCCAGCTGCTTGATATTCTCAAGACACTGAAGATCTCTCTAACCACCTGTTGGCCTGATACAGACATAGTCAGAAAAGCAATTTGCTCAGCATACTTCCACAATGCAGCAAGATTAAAGGGTGTTGGAGAGTATGTCAACTGCCGGACTGGGATGCCGTGTCATCTACACCCCAGTAGCGCACTCTATGGCATGGGTGCAACTCCGGAGTATGTGGTTTATCACGAGTTAATCCTAACCACGAAGGAGTATATGCAATGTGCTACAGCCGTGGAGCCCCAGTGGTTGGCTGAGCTTGGACCCATGTTTTTCTCTGTTAAGGAGTCTGATACATCATTGCTGGAGCATAAGAAGAAACAGAAACAAGAGAAGACGGCCATGGAGGAGGAGATGGAGAATTTGAAGAAGATGCAAGCAGAGATTGAGAGAAAACAGAAGCAGGAGGAGAAAGAAAAGTTGGCTAAGCAGCAACAGCAAGTCTCCATGCCAGGTTTGAAAAAGGGCTCTTCCACATACTTGAGACCAAAGAAACTTGGTTTGTAA